From Corynebacterium frankenforstense DSM 45800, the proteins below share one genomic window:
- a CDS encoding 3-hydroxyisobutyryl-CoA hydrolase, with amino-acid sequence MTDTTNASDAPVRCSLVESTGLIELNRPRALNSLNLEMVRGITAALDAWRDDAAVEQVLVVSTGPKAFCAGGDVRAAREGVLAGRDDEVEAFFAEEYAMNLAISEYPKPYVALLDGVTMGGGLGVSAHGSHVLATDRASASMPEMAIGFCTDVGMSRRFQELHRGRAMGAFLALTGFRLNAAEMAWTGLSTASLGAADADEVRAAVIAEGVDAAVARLAAQPAGENRLAGLALQISDAFSAGTWPAVLERLERPGNAQLRELVAELTAQASPSSLVATTLLFTANAEASLADALERERRLAAVLRARPDFVEGVRAVLVDKDREPAFAPAEVAEVDAVDFAPALT; translated from the coding sequence ATGACGGACACGACGAACGCCTCCGATGCCCCGGTGCGGTGCAGCCTGGTCGAGTCTACCGGCCTGATCGAGCTGAACCGCCCGCGCGCGCTCAACAGCCTGAACCTCGAGATGGTCCGCGGGATCACCGCCGCGCTCGACGCCTGGCGCGACGACGCCGCCGTCGAGCAGGTGCTCGTGGTCTCCACCGGCCCGAAGGCCTTCTGCGCCGGCGGGGACGTGCGCGCCGCCCGCGAGGGCGTGCTCGCGGGCCGCGACGACGAGGTCGAGGCCTTCTTCGCCGAGGAGTACGCCATGAACCTCGCGATCTCGGAGTACCCCAAGCCCTACGTCGCGCTGCTCGACGGGGTGACCATGGGCGGCGGGCTGGGCGTGTCCGCGCACGGCTCGCACGTGCTGGCCACCGACCGGGCGAGCGCCTCGATGCCGGAGATGGCCATCGGCTTCTGCACCGACGTCGGGATGAGCCGGCGCTTCCAGGAGCTGCACCGCGGGCGTGCCATGGGCGCCTTCCTCGCGTTGACCGGCTTCCGGCTCAACGCTGCGGAGATGGCCTGGACGGGGCTGTCGACCGCCTCGCTCGGTGCCGCGGACGCCGACGAGGTGCGCGCCGCCGTGATCGCCGAGGGCGTGGACGCCGCCGTGGCGCGGCTGGCCGCGCAGCCGGCGGGGGAGAACCGCCTGGCGGGCCTGGCCCTGCAGATCTCCGACGCCTTTTCCGCGGGAACGTGGCCGGCGGTGCTCGAGCGTCTCGAGCGGCCCGGCAACGCCCAGCTGCGCGAGCTCGTGGCGGAACTGACGGCGCAGGCGAGCCCCTCGTCGCTGGTGGCCACCACGCTGCTGTTCACGGCGAACGCGGAGGCCTCGCTCGCGGACGCGCTCGAACGGGAGCGGCGCCTGGCCGCGGTGCTGCGCGCCCGGCCGGACTTCGTCGAGGGCGTGCGCGCGGTGCTCGTGGACAAGGACCGGGAGCCGGCCTTCGCGCCCGCGGAGGTGGCGGAGGTGGACGCGGTGGACTTCGCCCCGGCGCTCACTTGA
- a CDS encoding TetR family transcriptional regulator, whose product MSGTESKMGLRETKKAATRAAMSEAAAQIALRQGAEKLTVAAVAEAAGVSTRTFHNYFTSREEPLVEALATRVRTLVERLSEIPTEVCMADAAEQLLIEAVRMDQTDGPEGIAAIFRLSDFLETTSGADLKATVHAELMPIIDEFRTRHPQLSRFEAGVGLDLLATTAANALEAYYESAAPRDPERGVELLHQAFHVLRAIK is encoded by the coding sequence ATGAGCGGAACGGAGTCGAAGATGGGTCTGCGGGAGACGAAGAAGGCCGCCACACGCGCGGCGATGTCCGAGGCCGCGGCGCAGATCGCGCTGCGCCAGGGCGCCGAGAAGCTCACCGTGGCCGCCGTCGCCGAGGCCGCGGGGGTGTCGACCCGCACGTTCCACAACTACTTCACCTCGCGTGAGGAGCCGCTGGTCGAGGCCCTGGCCACCCGCGTGCGGACGCTCGTCGAGCGCCTCAGCGAGATCCCCACCGAGGTCTGTATGGCGGACGCCGCCGAGCAGCTGCTCATCGAGGCCGTGCGGATGGACCAGACCGACGGCCCGGAGGGCATCGCCGCGATCTTCCGCCTCTCCGACTTCCTCGAGACCACCTCGGGCGCCGACCTGAAGGCCACCGTCCACGCCGAGCTCATGCCGATCATCGACGAGTTCCGCACCCGCCACCCGCAGCTGAGCCGCTTCGAGGCCGGGGTGGGCCTGGACCTGCTGGCGACCACCGCCGCCAACGCGCTGGAGGCCTACTACGAGTCCGCGGCTCCGCGGGACCCGGAGCGCGGGGTGGAGCTGCTCCACCAGGCCTTCCACGTGCTGCGCGCCATCAAGTGA
- a CDS encoding glycosyltransferase family 4 protein, giving the protein MRITLFTEVFLPKVDGVVTRVTRTVEQLTALGHEVQVVAPGTPPREYAGARVVRVPSLPLWPIYPELSFGLPTPAPLVAVHRFDPDVVHAVNPVWTAAAGVLYARATGRPLLASYHTNVPEYTAALGIGFARRPAEWVIRALHNRAQVNLCTSAPMVEQARRSGIERVDLWPKAVDTVAFTPEAADPQMRARLTDGHPEAPLVAYVGRMSREKSLDRLPGVLAELRRRVPGARLAMVGDGPHLERLRGGFDPDSTVFTGYLAGAELAAAYAAADVFVFPSTTETLGLVALEAMASGVPVVGARAGGIPFVVDDPATGRLVDPEADDARWAEVVAGLLDDAASRARMARAARAEAERHSWRAATERLVDCYRLAARRRG; this is encoded by the coding sequence ATGCGCATCACCCTGTTCACGGAGGTCTTCCTCCCCAAGGTCGACGGCGTGGTCACCCGCGTGACCCGCACCGTCGAGCAGCTCACCGCCCTGGGCCACGAGGTGCAGGTCGTCGCGCCCGGCACCCCGCCGCGCGAGTACGCCGGCGCACGGGTGGTGCGCGTGCCCTCGCTGCCGCTGTGGCCGATCTACCCCGAGCTGAGCTTCGGGCTGCCCACCCCCGCCCCGCTGGTCGCCGTGCACCGCTTCGACCCCGACGTGGTGCACGCCGTCAACCCGGTGTGGACCGCGGCCGCGGGCGTGCTCTACGCCCGCGCCACCGGCCGTCCGCTGCTGGCCAGCTACCACACGAACGTGCCCGAGTACACCGCAGCGCTCGGCATCGGGTTCGCCCGCCGCCCGGCCGAGTGGGTCATCCGCGCCCTGCACAACCGCGCGCAGGTCAACCTGTGCACCTCCGCCCCGATGGTCGAGCAGGCCCGGAGGTCCGGCATCGAGCGCGTCGACCTGTGGCCCAAGGCCGTCGACACCGTCGCCTTCACCCCCGAGGCCGCCGACCCGCAGATGCGCGCCCGGCTCACCGACGGCCACCCCGAGGCCCCGCTGGTCGCCTACGTCGGCCGGATGAGCCGGGAGAAGAGCCTCGACCGCCTGCCGGGCGTGCTGGCCGAGCTGCGCCGGCGGGTGCCCGGCGCGCGGCTGGCCATGGTCGGCGACGGGCCGCACCTGGAGCGCCTGCGCGGCGGCTTCGACCCGGACTCCACGGTCTTCACCGGCTACCTGGCCGGCGCCGAGCTGGCGGCCGCCTACGCCGCCGCGGACGTCTTCGTCTTCCCGTCCACCACCGAGACGCTCGGCCTGGTCGCCCTCGAGGCCATGGCCTCCGGCGTGCCCGTGGTCGGCGCGCGCGCCGGCGGCATCCCCTTCGTCGTCGACGACCCCGCCACCGGCCGCCTGGTGGACCCGGAGGCCGACGACGCCCGCTGGGCCGAGGTCGTCGCCGGCCTGCTTGACGACGCCGCGTCGCGCGCGCGCATGGCGCGCGCCGCCCGCGCCGAGGCCGAGCGCCACTCCTGGCGTGCCGCCACCGAACGCCTCGTCGACTGCTACCGGCTCGCGGCGCGGCGGCGCGGCTGA